One genomic window of Methyloceanibacter sp. wino2 includes the following:
- a CDS encoding cyclopropane-fatty-acyl-phospholipid synthase family protein, translated as MTRVVVGIGERLLTWQPIGSLSIVLPNGQRVRFGNDRPHDAVLTLKNYRVLRKAFRRGALGFAEAYMDGDVDCSDLVGLFRFVLRNQAALNDSGRSLFSASVLDRIGHFQRRNTRQGSRRNITEHYDLGNAFFEAWLDKELLYSSALYEDGTATLEAAQEAKLRAILDSLRLEPGMSMLEIGAGWGALALAAARDHGVSVHGITLSHEQLAHARARAEREGLDEQARFDLKDYRDVTGLYDRIVSVEMIEAVGEQNWPRYFRTLHDRLKPGGTATLQAITIGEAHFETYRRQPDFIQRYIFPGGMLPTKSILAEQARAAGFHYEPVLAFGPSYARTLSEWRVRFEAAWAQIEALGFDERFRRKWLYYLAYCEAGFLEGSIDVGLYRLTRD; from the coding sequence TTGACCCGCGTCGTCGTCGGCATCGGCGAACGCCTGCTGACGTGGCAGCCGATCGGCTCGCTTTCGATCGTGCTGCCGAACGGTCAGCGCGTGCGGTTCGGCAACGACCGTCCACATGATGCCGTGCTTACCCTCAAGAACTATAGGGTTTTGCGAAAGGCGTTTCGCCGGGGCGCGCTCGGCTTTGCCGAGGCCTACATGGATGGCGACGTCGACTGCTCCGATCTTGTCGGCCTGTTCCGCTTTGTGTTGCGGAACCAGGCTGCGCTCAACGATTCAGGGCGCTCCTTGTTCAGTGCGAGTGTCTTGGATCGGATCGGCCACTTTCAGCGTCGCAACACGCGGCAGGGGAGCCGCCGCAACATCACCGAGCACTACGACCTGGGCAATGCCTTCTTCGAGGCGTGGCTCGACAAGGAGCTGCTCTACTCGAGCGCGCTGTACGAGGACGGCACCGCGACGCTCGAAGCCGCGCAGGAAGCGAAGCTGCGCGCCATCCTGGACTCGCTTCGGCTCGAGCCCGGCATGAGCATGTTGGAGATCGGCGCTGGTTGGGGTGCGTTGGCGCTTGCAGCCGCCCGCGATCACGGCGTCTCGGTGCACGGCATCACCTTGTCTCATGAGCAATTGGCTCATGCTCGGGCCCGCGCCGAACGGGAAGGGCTCGATGAACAGGCGCGCTTCGATCTGAAAGACTATCGCGACGTGACCGGCCTATATGACCGGATCGTCTCGGTCGAGATGATCGAGGCCGTCGGCGAACAGAATTGGCCGCGCTATTTCCGGACCCTGCACGATCGTCTCAAGCCGGGAGGCACCGCCACACTGCAAGCGATTACGATCGGCGAGGCGCATTTCGAGACCTACCGGCGTCAGCCGGACTTCATTCAGCGCTACATCTTTCCCGGCGGCATGTTGCCGACCAAGAGTATCCTCGCCGAACAGGCCCGCGCCGCCGGCTTCCACTACGAGCCTGTCCTTGCATTCGGTCCCTCCTACGCACGAACGCTTTCCGAATGGCGCGTGCGCTTCGAGGCGGCGTGGGCCCAAATCGAGGCGCTCGGTTTTGACGAGCGGTTCCGCCGCAAGTGGCTCTATTACCTTGCGTATTGCGAGGCGGGCTTCCTGGAGGGATCGATCGACGTGGGCCTCTATCGCCTGACCCGCGACTGA
- a CDS encoding SDR family oxidoreductase, which translates to MTDTPALPWRTAWIVGASSGLGAALAKLLDGRVETVAISARSADNLNAMQEASQTLIAYPLDITDANAVARCYQDIEDKAGKIDLVVLSAGTWEMVLPPDIDPEVFKSSMDVNFMGVVNVLAQVVPDMMRREAGQIAIISSVAGYRGLPKAAAYGSTKAALINVAESLHPELAAKGVTLSIVNPGFVDTPMTAVNDFPMPFLMPVDDAAQRLLRGLERKAYEITFPRRFTWAMKLMRRLPNAVYFWIVRTFMLRP; encoded by the coding sequence GTGACCGACACGCCGGCGCTCCCATGGCGCACCGCCTGGATTGTCGGCGCGAGCTCCGGTCTAGGCGCCGCGCTCGCGAAGCTGCTCGATGGACGCGTCGAGACCGTCGCCATCTCCGCGCGCTCGGCCGATAACCTCAACGCCATGCAAGAGGCCTCGCAAACGCTCATCGCTTATCCGCTCGATATTACTGACGCGAACGCCGTGGCGCGATGCTATCAGGACATCGAGGACAAGGCCGGAAAGATCGATCTCGTGGTTCTTTCCGCCGGTACGTGGGAAATGGTCCTGCCGCCCGATATCGATCCGGAGGTGTTCAAGAGTTCCATGGACGTTAATTTCATGGGCGTCGTGAATGTACTCGCCCAAGTGGTTCCCGACATGATGCGCCGCGAGGCCGGGCAGATCGCGATCATCTCGTCCGTCGCCGGCTATCGAGGGCTGCCAAAGGCGGCGGCCTACGGCTCGACCAAGGCAGCGCTCATCAACGTCGCAGAGTCCTTGCATCCGGAACTCGCGGCGAAAGGCGTGACGTTGTCGATCGTCAATCCCGGCTTTGTGGACACGCCCATGACCGCGGTAAACGACTTTCCGATGCCGTTCCTGATGCCGGTGGACGACGCGGCGCAGCGGCTCCTGCGCGGGCTGGAGCGCAAGGCATACGAGATCACCTTCCCCCGCCGCTTCACCTGGGCGATGAAGCTGATGCGGCGGCTGCCGAACGCCGTCTATTTCTGGATCGTGCGGACCTTCATGCTCCGCCCATAG
- a CDS encoding ChrR family anti-sigma-E factor: MTIVHHPDTATLVSYAAGSLDEGFATLVAAHIATCDACRAALREIEDVGGAVLESVEASPMSPASLDRALSLLDDHADAPPARTKPRPKDTRPGVPGPLARLLECGLDDIVWKKVAPGVSKHVLPVSKTARSTLTLLRIAPGTKIPDHGHGGMELTLVLEGSYRDVFGRFGPGDIADLDEHAEHQPVVDSPEACICLVATEAPTRFKGFFSRLLQPIVGI, encoded by the coding sequence ATGACAATCGTCCATCATCCCGACACCGCCACCTTGGTGAGCTACGCCGCGGGCAGTCTCGATGAGGGATTTGCGACCCTGGTCGCGGCCCATATCGCCACATGTGACGCCTGCCGCGCTGCACTGCGCGAGATCGAAGATGTCGGCGGCGCGGTGCTGGAGAGTGTCGAAGCATCGCCCATGAGCCCCGCCTCGCTCGATCGGGCCCTCAGTCTTCTCGACGATCACGCCGACGCGCCGCCGGCACGCACCAAACCTCGGCCGAAAGATACGCGGCCGGGCGTCCCGGGCCCGCTCGCGCGGCTGCTCGAATGCGGCCTCGACGACATTGTCTGGAAGAAGGTCGCGCCGGGTGTCTCCAAGCATGTCCTTCCCGTCTCCAAGACGGCGCGCAGCACGCTGACTCTGTTGCGGATTGCGCCCGGGACCAAGATCCCGGACCACGGCCATGGCGGCATGGAACTGACCCTCGTTCTCGAGGGGTCCTACCGCGACGTCTTCGGGCGGTTCGGACCGGGCGACATCGCCGATCTCGACGAACATGCCGAGCATCAGCCCGTGGTGGACTCGCCGGAGGCCTGCATCTGCCTCGTGGCCACAGAGGCGCCGACGCGCTTCAAGGGCTTTTTCAGCCGCTTGCTGCAGCCCATCGTGGGGATCTAG
- a CDS encoding sigma-70 family RNA polymerase sigma factor has protein sequence MSAAQPLSTCPEDNLDDRTLVVRVAQHRDREAFQRLFLHFGPRIKGLMIRSGSDADTAEDLAQEVMLTLWRKAGLYAPERGTVSAWVFTIARNVRIDRLRRQSSRPYEDIADLQLEAPDASGEEETEMRQRERLVGQALADLPPEQRRVVELSFVEDMPQAEIATTLGLPLGTVKSRMRLAYGKLRERLETLK, from the coding sequence ATGAGCGCGGCCCAACCATTGTCAACGTGCCCGGAAGACAACCTGGACGATCGAACGCTCGTCGTGCGCGTGGCGCAGCATCGCGACCGTGAGGCGTTCCAACGCTTGTTTCTGCATTTCGGACCGAGAATCAAAGGGTTGATGATCCGGAGCGGCAGCGACGCCGATACGGCGGAAGATTTGGCGCAAGAGGTGATGCTGACGCTTTGGCGCAAGGCCGGGCTCTATGCGCCCGAAAGGGGCACGGTAAGCGCCTGGGTTTTCACCATCGCCCGTAACGTCAGGATCGATCGCCTACGCCGGCAGTCGTCCCGGCCCTATGAGGACATTGCCGACCTCCAGCTGGAAGCACCGGATGCAAGCGGCGAAGAGGAAACGGAAATGCGGCAGCGTGAGAGGCTGGTGGGACAGGCTCTCGCAGACCTGCCGCCCGAACAGCGCCGCGTGGTCGAATTGTCGTTCGTGGAAGATATGCCGCAGGCGGAAATCGCGACGACACTCGGCCTGCCGCTCGGAACAGTGAAGTCCCGCATGCGCCTTGCGTACGGAAAGCTGCGGGAACGCTTGGAGACTTTAAAATGA
- a CDS encoding adenylate/guanylate cyclase domain-containing protein has protein sequence MEPVPTSPRIERKLVGILAADVVRFSSHMEHDEERTLQLLTERRKLIDELIEAHAGRITGTAGDSVVAEFASAVNAVDCAVKIQREIMRVNAKEAEHDGLSFRIGVNVGDVMVKDADIFGDGVNVAARLESLSEPDGVCLSRGVHEYVRKLTNYVYADLGEQYVKNIEQPVRAYRIVFEDGEPVLSEEDTPSQEALDVETHEPPEYELAFWESIRDGDVVAEFEAYLDKYPEGAFAALAAERLKVLSEKEGEPELPEADPVELAYWESIKDSENAEMFQTYLETYAEGAFAAIARLKVAELR, from the coding sequence ATGGAACCCGTACCTACATCGCCGCGTATCGAACGGAAGCTCGTCGGCATACTGGCCGCCGATGTGGTGCGTTTCTCGTCTCACATGGAGCATGACGAGGAGCGAACGCTGCAGCTTCTGACGGAGCGCCGGAAATTGATCGATGAGCTCATAGAGGCTCACGCCGGTCGAATCACGGGCACTGCCGGCGACAGCGTCGTCGCGGAGTTTGCGAGCGCGGTGAATGCCGTCGACTGCGCCGTGAAGATTCAACGCGAAATCATGCGTGTGAACGCCAAGGAGGCGGAGCATGACGGCCTGTCCTTTCGGATCGGCGTCAACGTGGGAGACGTCATGGTGAAGGATGCCGATATTTTCGGCGATGGCGTCAACGTCGCCGCGCGGCTCGAGTCGCTGTCGGAACCGGACGGAGTTTGTCTGTCGCGCGGCGTACACGAATATGTGCGCAAATTGACGAACTACGTCTACGCCGACTTGGGCGAGCAATACGTCAAGAACATCGAGCAGCCGGTAAGAGCCTACCGTATCGTGTTCGAGGATGGCGAACCCGTCCTATCCGAGGAGGACACACCCAGTCAGGAAGCGCTCGACGTGGAAACGCATGAACCGCCGGAATACGAGCTTGCCTTTTGGGAAAGCATCCGGGACGGCGATGTCGTCGCCGAGTTCGAGGCCTATCTCGACAAGTATCCGGAAGGGGCATTTGCCGCGCTCGCTGCCGAGCGCCTGAAGGTGCTTTCCGAAAAGGAAGGTGAGCCTGAGCTGCCGGAGGCGGATCCCGTCGAACTTGCCTACTGGGAGAGCATCAAGGACAGCGAGAACGCCGAGATGTTCCAGACCTACTTGGAAACATACGCGGAGGGCGCCTTCGCCGCCATTGCCCGGCTGAAGGTCGCCGAGCTTCGCTAG
- a CDS encoding CsbD family protein, which yields MNWDQIEGNWKQLRGKAQQQWGHLTNDDLDVVEGRRDQLVGKVQERYGVAKEEAERQVDDWMKSISG from the coding sequence ATGAACTGGGATCAGATCGAAGGAAACTGGAAGCAATTGCGCGGTAAGGCGCAACAGCAATGGGGCCACCTGACCAATGACGACCTTGATGTCGTCGAAGGGCGCCGCGACCAGCTCGTGGGCAAGGTGCAAGAGCGCTATGGCGTGGCCAAAGAAGAGGCAGAGCGGCAAGTCGACGATTGGATGAAAAGCATCTCGGGATAG
- a CDS encoding DUF883 C-terminal domain-containing protein — MSTARPGQGGNDTAAAAREHLDKLVDEVGKIQSELSAMGAKVSKLASEGLSRAQEGAAEGVHEAEEAVRRNPLAALAIAVGLGLLLGAFMRR, encoded by the coding sequence ATGTCTACTGCAAGACCCGGCCAAGGTGGAAACGATACGGCAGCTGCGGCGCGCGAGCACCTCGACAAGCTCGTCGACGAAGTTGGCAAGATACAGTCCGAGTTGAGTGCCATGGGCGCGAAGGTCAGCAAACTCGCAAGCGAGGGCCTGAGCCGCGCTCAGGAAGGCGCTGCGGAAGGCGTGCACGAAGCGGAAGAAGCCGTGCGGCGCAACCCCCTGGCCGCCCTCGCGATCGCCGTGGGCCTTGGCCTGCTGCTCGGCGCCTTCATGCGGCGATGA
- a CDS encoding YihY/virulence factor BrkB family protein: MRNSRNSLVTDIALLAGLFALAFQLDRSRRDPGTGASKAEPDDSDLRPSQEPHHFHESRKNEAGRGRAASSPTGIPGKGWMDVLWRIYNQLQNDRLLAVAAGVVFYMLLALFPALTALVSLYGLVSDPAEINAQLSLLAGVVPNDAVEIVRDQVTRVSEARSGSLGLGFLIGLAFALWSTNGGMKAIIDSLNVVYDEREKRSFVKLTLVSFAFTIGSLVLVFLALAAVVVTPLVMPWLGLESMNERIISLLRWPALLIVVLVWLALLYRYGPSRTAAQWQWLSIGSVFAALCWLAASSLFSWYLSNFANYNATYGSLGAVIGLMMWLWVSVIVVLFGAELNAELEHQTAEDTTVRPSNRSERAALSWRTRSARPGAEKAR; the protein is encoded by the coding sequence ATGAGGAACAGTCGCAACTCTTTGGTCACTGACATTGCTCTGCTCGCAGGACTCTTTGCCCTGGCGTTCCAACTGGATAGGTCCCGCAGGGATCCGGGCACAGGTGCATCGAAAGCAGAGCCGGACGACAGCGACCTGCGGCCCTCCCAGGAGCCCCACCATTTTCATGAAAGCCGGAAGAACGAGGCCGGCCGCGGACGCGCGGCCTCGTCCCCGACCGGCATCCCCGGCAAGGGCTGGATGGATGTGCTGTGGCGTATCTACAACCAGCTGCAGAACGATCGCTTGCTCGCCGTGGCCGCGGGCGTCGTCTTCTATATGCTGCTCGCTCTGTTCCCCGCGCTGACGGCACTGGTTTCGCTCTACGGCCTCGTATCCGATCCCGCCGAGATCAACGCGCAGCTTTCCCTGTTGGCTGGTGTCGTGCCCAACGACGCCGTCGAAATCGTGCGGGACCAGGTCACGCGCGTCTCGGAGGCGCGGTCCGGGTCGCTCGGTCTTGGTTTCTTGATCGGACTTGCGTTCGCGCTTTGGAGCACCAACGGCGGCATGAAGGCGATTATCGATTCGCTGAACGTCGTCTACGACGAGCGCGAGAAGCGCAGCTTCGTGAAACTGACGCTGGTCTCCTTCGCCTTCACGATCGGCAGTCTCGTCCTGGTGTTCTTGGCCTTGGCGGCGGTCGTGGTGACTCCGCTCGTGATGCCATGGCTCGGGCTGGAATCCATGAACGAGCGGATCATTTCATTGCTGCGCTGGCCGGCGCTGCTGATCGTAGTGCTGGTATGGCTGGCGCTGCTTTACCGCTACGGTCCCAGCCGCACGGCCGCGCAGTGGCAGTGGCTCAGTATCGGCAGTGTGTTCGCGGCCCTGTGCTGGCTGGCCGCGTCCAGCCTGTTCTCCTGGTATCTCTCCAACTTCGCCAACTACAACGCGACCTACGGCTCACTCGGCGCTGTCATCGGGTTGATGATGTGGCTTTGGGTTTCGGTCATCGTCGTGCTGTTCGGCGCGGAACTGAATGCCGAGCTCGAGCACCAGACTGCGGAAGACACGACCGTGCGCCCGAGCAACCGCTCGGAGCGCGCGGCGCTGTCATGGCGGACACGGTCGGCAAGGCCTGGCGCTGAGAAGGCCCGCTAG
- a CDS encoding DUF3309 family protein: MSLGTILVIILILALIGVIPNWGYSRGWGYGPTGIVGLVLVIVLILALLGRL; the protein is encoded by the coding sequence ATGAGCCTTGGGACAATTCTCGTCATCATCTTGATCCTCGCCCTGATCGGCGTGATCCCCAATTGGGGCTACAGCCGCGGATGGGGTTACGGTCCAACGGGGATCGTCGGCCTCGTTCTCGTCATTGTACTGATCTTAGCCTTGCTCGGACGGCTCTGA
- a CDS encoding PRC-barrel domain-containing protein: MRVYATDKDMSKEDDKTASKPDWDDIGEIDDVILTENGEVKAVIVGVGGFLGIGERDIAVKMSSLNMVREADDDDDFFLVLNADKDALMNASAYKRAATPAAAPRPTTIPKPRRWTTSPQWSPTQRPSSRGCRSRALSQLRLNARQVPRRVAREAALFAVRTRPTASHRRQVYGPRLFGARLA, from the coding sequence ATGCGCGTCTATGCGACCGACAAGGACATGAGCAAAGAGGATGACAAGACGGCGTCGAAACCCGACTGGGACGACATCGGTGAAATCGACGACGTCATCCTGACCGAGAACGGTGAGGTGAAGGCCGTGATCGTCGGCGTCGGTGGCTTCTTGGGAATCGGCGAACGTGACATTGCGGTGAAAATGTCGAGCCTCAATATGGTTCGCGAGGCCGATGACGACGACGATTTCTTTCTGGTTCTCAACGCCGACAAAGACGCTCTGATGAATGCGTCTGCCTATAAGCGTGCCGCTACACCGGCTGCCGCCCCAAGGCCGACGACGATACCGAAGCCAAGAAGATGGACGACGAGTCCACAATGGAGTCCGACACAAAGGCCGAGTAGTCGCGGTTGCCGATCAAGGGCTCTGAGCCAGTTGCGGCTGAACGCCCGTCAAGTGCCAAGAAGGGTCGCTCGCGAGGCGGCCCTTTTTGCCGTCCGGACACGCCCGACGGCATCCCATCGAAGGCAAGTTTACGGCCCCAGGCTTTTTGGGGCGCGATTAGCATAG
- a CDS encoding sigma-70 family RNA polymerase sigma factor, which translates to MRESTQTETVSQVASEIPMLRRYARFLARDIELADDLVQECLARAIARIDSFQPGTNLQGWLIVILRNVFFNECRRAKRERVSLKELGTAAPQQLPAQQEDSLMLSELERAFMSLSPDHREILSLVVIEGMTYEQTAEVLGVTMGTIKSRLSRARACLASLMDDGVPRPIERSRIVAEAL; encoded by the coding sequence ATGCGGGAAAGCACACAAACCGAGACAGTTTCGCAGGTTGCATCGGAAATTCCGATGTTACGGCGCTACGCGCGCTTTCTCGCGCGCGATATCGAATTGGCGGACGACCTTGTACAGGAATGTCTTGCGCGGGCGATCGCAAGGATCGACTCGTTTCAGCCGGGCACGAACCTTCAAGGCTGGTTGATCGTCATTCTCCGAAATGTCTTCTTCAACGAATGCCGCAGAGCCAAGCGGGAGCGGGTATCCCTCAAGGAGCTGGGAACGGCGGCGCCACAGCAGCTTCCGGCCCAGCAGGAAGACAGTTTGATGCTTTCGGAGCTCGAACGTGCCTTCATGTCCCTGAGCCCGGATCACCGCGAAATTCTGAGTCTCGTCGTTATCGAAGGGATGACATATGAGCAGACGGCGGAGGTTCTCGGGGTGACGATGGGAACGATCAAATCGCGACTGTCGCGTGCGCGTGCCTGTTTGGCCTCTCTCATGGATGACGGCGTGCCGCGCCCAATTGAACGAAGTAGGATCGTTGCTGAGGCCCTCTGA
- a CDS encoding Crp/Fnr family transcriptional regulator, with translation MTLTPPGRSPNTEQIKCKDCPLRGNEAFRAFTEEELDFVQTFKGGELVADAGTTIFLEGNNSAHLYTVLSGWVFRYKLLHDGRRQILNFGLPGDFFGLQSSMFGEMDHSVEALTDVVLCVFPREKVWQLYEHYPNLGFDLTWLAAREQFILDENLLTVGRRTAIERVASVLLHVFQRIQQLGMARGRRVDIPFTQQQLADALGLSHVHTNKTIKKLTSENLIDWHPPILHVKDLEGLVRAANDELTSLPVRPFI, from the coding sequence ATGACACTTACACCGCCGGGCCGCTCCCCCAATACAGAGCAAATCAAATGCAAGGACTGCCCGCTTCGGGGCAACGAAGCCTTTCGGGCTTTCACCGAAGAGGAGTTGGACTTCGTTCAGACCTTCAAGGGCGGCGAGTTGGTCGCCGACGCGGGAACGACGATCTTCCTGGAGGGGAACAACAGCGCGCACCTGTATACGGTCCTGTCCGGGTGGGTATTCCGCTACAAGCTTCTCCACGACGGCCGGCGTCAGATCCTGAACTTCGGACTTCCCGGAGATTTTTTCGGCCTTCAATCGTCGATGTTCGGCGAGATGGATCATTCGGTCGAAGCATTGACCGACGTCGTGCTGTGCGTGTTCCCGCGGGAGAAGGTCTGGCAGCTCTACGAGCACTATCCCAATCTCGGATTCGACCTGACCTGGCTTGCGGCGCGCGAGCAGTTCATTCTGGACGAGAATCTGCTGACCGTGGGACGCCGCACGGCAATTGAACGGGTCGCCTCGGTACTGCTGCACGTCTTCCAACGGATTCAACAGCTCGGCATGGCGCGCGGGCGCAGGGTCGATATTCCGTTCACGCAGCAACAATTGGCCGATGCGCTCGGTCTCTCGCACGTACACACCAACAAGACGATCAAGAAGCTCACGAGCGAGAACCTGATCGACTGGCACCCACCGATCCTTCATGTGAAAGACCTCGAGGGGCTCGTCCGGGCCGCGAATGACGAGCTCACCTCATTGCCGGTGCGCCCATTCATTTAG
- a CDS encoding ferritin-like domain-containing protein produces the protein MKTLEGLFKHFLRDMYYAENKILDSLPKMAKEADAAELRDAFNAHHKETKTQVANLEKVFKALDLKPRGVTCEAINGIIDEAKEIMKECEDPDARDAGMIAAAQAVEHYEITRYGTMVAWAQQLKMPNEAKLLAANLDQEYAADKKLSMLAESALNKQAVA, from the coding sequence GTGAAAACTCTGGAAGGCTTATTCAAGCACTTTCTCCGCGACATGTATTACGCGGAGAACAAGATCCTGGACAGTCTGCCGAAGATGGCGAAGGAAGCCGATGCGGCGGAACTCCGCGATGCGTTCAATGCGCACCACAAGGAAACCAAGACGCAGGTCGCTAACCTCGAAAAGGTCTTCAAGGCCTTGGACCTCAAGCCGCGCGGTGTGACCTGCGAAGCGATCAACGGCATTATCGACGAGGCCAAGGAAATCATGAAGGAGTGCGAAGACCCGGACGCTCGCGACGCCGGCATGATCGCCGCCGCACAGGCCGTCGAGCACTACGAGATCACGCGCTACGGCACGATGGTGGCCTGGGCGCAGCAGCTCAAGATGCCGAATGAAGCAAAGCTGCTCGCGGCCAATCTCGACCAGGAATACGCGGCCGACAAGAAGCTATCGATGCTTGCCGAGAGTGCGCTCAATAAACAGGCCGTCGCCTAA